In Magnolia sinica isolate HGM2019 chromosome 12, MsV1, whole genome shotgun sequence, a single genomic region encodes these proteins:
- the LOC131221660 gene encoding meiotic coiled-coil protein 2-like, giving the protein MMIGLSCGFWWWWLQNRRGHTLKCSHCVPSTFPESIPLPCVIYCHGNSYSAFVVVPHAPTLMTDVFGNYVIQKFFEHGSLEQRKELANQLASRILPLSLHMYGCLIIQKVLLRVICWVGLGMYCFFLYTDK; this is encoded by the exons ATGATGATAGGATTAAGTTGTGGCTTCTGGTGGTGGTGGCTTCAAAATCGAAGAGGCCATACTTTGAAGTGCAGCCATTGTGTTCCATCAACTTTCCCGGAAAGCATTCCCCTACCATGTGTCATTTACTGCCATGGAAATAG TTATTCTGCTTTTGTAGTTGTCCCACATGCTCCAACATTGATGACTGATGTGTTTGGCAATTATGTTATTCAGAAG TTTTTTGAGCATGGAAGCCTTGAGCAGAGAAAAGAACTAGCAAATCAGCTTGCTAGCCGCATTCTACCTTTGAGCCTTCATATGTATGGGTGCCTGATAATTCAAAAGGTATTATTACGGGTCATTTGTTGGGTGGGGCTTGGCATGTACTGTTTTTTTCTTTATACAGACAAATAG